The following are from one region of the Pseudomonas putida genome:
- a CDS encoding Lrp/AsnC family transcriptional regulator yields MDSFDQHILTLLQRDASISLKDLAEAVNLSTTPCWKRVRRLEEDGYIVGRVALLDPERLGLGLTVFVQLKTQRHDSAWLEQFAATVTGFEEVMEFYRMSGDWDYMLRVVVGDIAAYDRFYKKLITSTDGLSNITSSFAMEQMKYTTAYPVHRS; encoded by the coding sequence ATGGACAGCTTCGACCAGCACATTCTCACCCTGCTTCAGCGCGATGCGTCGATCTCGCTCAAGGACCTGGCCGAGGCCGTCAACCTGTCTACCACGCCGTGCTGGAAGCGGGTCAGGCGCCTGGAGGAAGACGGCTACATTGTCGGCCGCGTAGCCCTGCTCGACCCGGAACGGCTGGGGCTGGGGCTGACGGTGTTCGTCCAGCTCAAGACCCAGCGCCACGACAGCGCCTGGCTGGAGCAGTTTGCCGCGACCGTGACCGGGTTCGAAGAGGTTATGGAGTTCTACCGCATGTCGGGCGACTGGGATTACATGCTGCGGGTGGTGGTGGGGGATATTGCGGCGTATGACCGGTTCTACAAGAAGCTGATCACCAGTACTGACGGGCTGTCGAACATCACGTCCAGTTTTGCCATGGAGCAGATGAAGTACACCACGGCTTATCCGGTGCATCGTTCCTGA